The Desulfosoma sp. genomic interval GAACGATCGCTTACGTTTCTTTGGCAAAGGAAGCTGCGGATTTGCTTTGCAGAGCCTTGAAGCCAAAAACCACACAGGTGGTTTTGCAAGATCCGCATTCGATGCATTTTTTCGTGTTAGTGAGGGCGCTGTCATCCAGTTCGGTGGTGGCGTGCAGCACACAAACATGAGTAGCATAGCACGACGTACCCAGATGGGCACAAACGTTCTTAGGCGTGGCTTACTCCTTCTCCGGAGACTTCACGACAAGGCCGTTTTTGATGCCCGCCTGCGGGTCCATGCCGCAGATGTTTTCTCCAGCCACTACCAACACACCGGAAATGGCGGCCCCTACGGCCACGTCTTTCCAGTGGATGCGAGCGATCTCCGTCGGCCCCACGGCCCCGGTGAAAACAGGAAAATCCATCTTGATGGATTCATCGGCAGCAACTGCGTTGTGGGACGCCGTTTATTGTCCCGTTGACAAACCCTGGCATACATTTTAAAGAATCCTTCGTTTTTTTTTGTAGCGACAAAGTCCCTGTGCACAACGGCGTGCAAAAATCGGGGAGCTTTTCAAAGGACGATGGCGTCCAATCTTCTTCGCACGAGAAGAAGAGGGCGCCTTTTTGTTTTATAGGGACCAACATTATATAAGGAGGATTCCGGTATGTCTGACAGCTAGGCGAACCGAAGTGCAGCGATTCTAGCGACCACGCGGGTTGAACCGGCTCCCATATCAGGCATTTGTGTACCTGTCCGGAAGGCTGTGAGGGATCCTGTGAGATCGGTTGTTCCGCGCTCAAGGGCGGGGAAATGACTTACTCCGCAACCTTTCGGAAAGATCACGGCAGGGGCCGACAAAGACTATCCCGTGGAGTTTCCTTTCCTCGACATTCAAGCAATCTGTGTGGGCAACATGGGACTCGTCGGTTGATCTTGAGGTGGCCACGTTTCCGGCCGTGGACTGAACGACGGGGGCCGGCTGAGGAGGAAGGTGGGATTAAGGATCTGTGACGCGAACAGAGCTTAAAGGAGGCGGAATCATGAAGGAACAGTTGAACCCGTTTGCAATCGCACAAAGGCAGTTGGATAAAGCGGCTGAAAAGCTCGGGCTGGATGAGGCGACACATGAATTTTTACGCTGGCCCATGAGGGAATATGCTTTTACGATGCCGGTTCGCATGGATGACGGAAGTACAAGAATTTTTCGTGGCTTTCGAGTGCAATACAACATCGCCCGTGGTCCGGCTAAGGGAGGTTTGCGTTGGCATCCGGATGAAACTCTCGACACGGTGCGCGCTTTGGCGGCATGGATGACCTGGAAAACCTCGGTTGTGGATATTCCCCTTGGAGGAGGCAAGGGGGGAATAGTCTGCAATCCCAAAGAGCTTTCCGAAGGGGAAAAAGAGCGTTTAGCTCGAGCCTACATCCGGGCCGTAGCAGGTATTTTGGGCGTGACCAAGGACGTGCCGGCTCCTGATGTCTACACCACTCCTCAAATCATGGCCTGGATGATGGACGAATATGAAACCATCGTCGGCCAACATCATCCCGGAGTCATCACCGGGAAACCCGTGCCCCTGGGAGGTTCTCTCGGACGCCATGATGCGACGGCTCGTGGAGGCATCTATGTGACGCGGGAGGCAGCCAAGGTTTACGGGATCACTTTGGATGGAGCTTCCATGGCTATTCAGGGATTCGGCAATGCAGGCCAATATGCGGCTTTGCTGGGCTCCGAACTGCTAGGTCTCAAGTTGGTGGCGGCTTCCGATTCCCAAGGGGGTGTCTATAATCCCAAAGGCTTGGACCCTCACGAACTGGTTGAATTCAAGAAAAAGACCGGATCCGTGATAGGCTTTCCCGGTGCGGAGTCTATAACAAACGCTGAGCTTTTGGAATTGGATGTGACCGTTTTATTTCCCTCAGCCTTGGAGAATGTCATTACGGAGGAAAATGCCGCTCGTGTTCGTGCTCGCATGATATGCGAACTAGCCAATGGGCCGACGACTCCCGAAGCCGACGCCGTCCTGCAAGAAAAAGGCATTATCGCCCTGCCGGATTTTTTGGCCAATGCCGGAGGTGTGACGGTGTCTTACTTTGAACAAGTGCAGAATACGTATAATTTTTATTGGGAATTGAAAGAGGTGCATGCTCGACTGGATGAGAAGATGTGCCATGCTTTTCATGATGTACATGCCATGGCGGAGCGACATCGTGTTGGGCTTCGAGAAGCGGCCTACTTGGTGAGCGTGGCACGGGTCGCCGAAGCGTGTAAGCTGCGAGGTTGGGTCTAAAGGTCAAAGCCAAAGGCGGATGGCATATGATGGATATCACCTCGGCACAGTTGATCCAATGGCTGCGCATCGTTCGAGTGCAGCAGAGGATTCTTGTCCATTCGGCTTTGGCGGAATCCATTCGAAACCTTTTGATCCGTACCATGGTGGAACGAGGGATGGTGACTCCGTCCTGGTTCGAACACATGATCCTCGAGGCGTTACAGCATCTCGGCCTCACGGATGAACCGGAGCATCGCCGGGAGGTTTCCGCAGCGCTAACAGATCTCTTGGCGGCTCAAGTCTTTTCCGAAAAGGAAATTCAGGAGCACATTCACCTAGCCCAGAAGATGGAGAAGTTTCAGATTCTTGATCGGGTGGTCCATGCCGAGGGGACCACCTCCATACGGATCAAGAAGGCGCTCAAGGAATTCTGCGCCGTTGCTGAGGGGGATTTATTTATTCCCCCAAGCGAAGCAGAAGCAGTGCGAGTCGGCTTGATCAGCCACTTTATTTCCAACCATTTGCCATTTGTGGGTATTGCCAAAAAGCACATCACCATTCTCGACATCGATGAAATGGTGGACCATGACTATTGGAACCCACGACGATCCGGCAAAATAGGGGGCAAAGCGGCCGGAATGCTTCTGGCCTATAAGATCCTTTTGCCTCGGTTCGAACCCCAGGATCCGGAGCTGGCAAAATATTTACGCATTCCAGAGTCTTACTATTTTAATACTGGTATTTTCGCTGACTTTATCGATTACAACAACCTCCATTGGTTTCGCAGTCAAAAATACAAAACGCGTGAAGCCATTGAGGAAGAATACAAACATATCGCCGAATTTTTCGCTCGGGCGACTTTTCCACCGGACATGATGGCCATGTTCAAAAGGTTCTTGGAAAAGATCGGTGAATGTCCCATTATTTTGCGGTCCTCAAGCCTTTTGGAAGACAATTTCGGCCATGCTTTTTCCGGTAAATACGATTCCGTCTTTTTGGCCAACCAGGGCCCTTTGGAAAAGAGATTGCAAGAGTTTGTTTGGGGATTGAAACGGGTTCACATGAGCACCTATGCACCGGGGCCCATTCTGTATCGAAGGGACCATAATCTTTTGGATTTTGACGAAAAGATGAGTGTCCTCGTCCAGAAGGTTGTGGGAACACGCTACGGCAAGTACTTTTTTCCCCTGGCTTCCGGGGTTGCTTTTTCTCGAAACACTTATCGCTGGTCGCCCAAGATTCGAGAAGAAGACGGCATGGCTCGTGTGGTTTTCGGTCTTGGCACCAGAGCCGTGGAACGGGTCGGGCAGGATTATCCTCGACTGGTTGCGCTCAGCCATCCGGACATGCGACCGGAGGTTTCGGCGGGTCAGGTGGTGAAATATTCCCAACGTTTTGTGGATGGGATCAATATGGAAACCGGACGCGTGGAAACGGTGCCGTTTCGAGAGGTTTTGCCGCACATGCCGTCGGAAGCGGCCTTTTGGGTTCTTTCCGGGGTGGAGGATGGGGATCATATTTCAACGCCCAGTTTCAAAAGCCAAGCCATTCCGCAGGACTCGGCGGTCATCACCTTTGACAATCTGCTGCGCCGTTCCCCTTTCCCCAGGCTTCTACGTCGGATTCTTCAACGCCTGGAACGCGCCTACGACCATCCCGTTGACGTGGAATTTGCCTGGCACGACGATCAGCTCTATATCCTTCAGTGCCGGACCCTGGCGGTTCGACAAGAGTTGGCCCAGGTGGACATTCCCTCAAACATTCCTCAAGAACACATTCTTTTCACTAATTCTCGAGTACTTTTCAATGCCGTGGTTCCCGATGTGGAATATGTGGTGTATGTGGATCCCAAAGCCTATGACGGCCTGGAAGACATGACTCTGAAGGCGTCTGTCGGACGTGTGGTGGGAAGGATCAACCGAGCCCTGGAAGGAAAACGGTTCGCTTTGTTTGGACCCGGCCGTTGGGGTACCAGCGACCTGCACCTGGGGGTTCGAGTCGGCTATGAGGACATTAACCATGCCTTGGTCCTTGGAGAAATCGCCTTTGAATCGCAAGGGGTGGTTCCTGAAGTCTCTTTCGGTACGCATTTTTTCAGTGATCTGGTGGAAGCTCGAATCGTGCCCGTAGCCGTTTTTCCAGATGATTCTCAAGAGTTTTTTCGCGAGTCCTTTTTTTCGACTCCTTCGACCAATGTCCTGAGCCGCCTTTGTCCCGAAGAGGCCAAGTGGGAAAAGGTTATCAAAATTGTGCATGTACCTCAGGAAACCCAAGGGCTGTGGTTGCATGTGCATCAGGATGCACATCATCAAAGAGGGATCGGGTTCTTGGCTCCGGCGGTATCCTGACTCCCATGCCTTTTGCCCGAAGGCTTACGGAACATCAAAACGACGAACCTCTTCGCTCTTATAAATACTGGCATGGATCCACGGGGCCAAAAGGTCAGAGGTGTCCCAAGTTTTGGTTCCACGAGCGTTGTGCTCGGCCAAAAAGCTTATGCTTTGAGTCACAGGAAGATGATAGAGGGACTATGAGAGGTTTCTTGAGCTTCGTTATGTTGTGTCTGTGGACGATCGGGTATGCCTCGGCTTCCGAGGCTTCAAAGGTGCTTCCTCGAGAAATCGCCGGATATCGTCTAGGGACAAACGTCAGCGCTTACGGAAACCGTATCGGCGTCGACAGTGTCTACACGATGCGTTTGCGTCCGTATCTTCAAGAAGCGATCGCACATGTTCCCGAGGGATTTGACAGCGGGTATGTGGTTTACGGGACCTGTGAAGCACCCGGAACCATAGTCCGCATCAAGGTCAAGTATGAAAATGACAGCCGAACTTTTTTCGACAGTCTGCTGGAAGAGTTCAGGAAACAGTACGGTGCGCCGTCTCAATATGTGGGAGATCCCTTTCAAGCCTATGTGGCATGGAAATGGACCTTTGATGCTTCAAAGGATGAAGTGATCACCATGATCCTAAGTCATTACGATGGTGACGATGAAGAACATACTCAGGGCAATGCCCTCAAACTCACTCTGAAATCCTCGATGGACCGCGAAAGACGTTGCTATGAAGCCCGACAGGAAGGAGAACGAGTTCGAGAACGCCGTGAGGGTCGAAAAACTCGGCCGCTGGAACTTCCCAAAGGTGTCGAGGCGTGGCGTCGCTACGTGCCTAGTCCCTAAAGGGCGGAAAGAGCTCAGGGAAACCGTTCAAGACTATTTCACACGTCAAGACCGTCGGTATGGCGTATATGCGGTGACGGGAGCCGGTGAGTTTGTCCCGTCTTCACTGAGCCATGTGTATTTGGGGCTTTCAAGACTCATGGCCGAAGGGATGCTTCACGGTGACCATGTTTTTTTGGATGCAGGAAGCGGGGACGGCCGTGTGCTGGTGCTGGCGTCTTTGGTCCTGGGCCTGAAAACCTACGGCGTGGAATACGATGAGGCCTTATGGGAACGGTCGCTCAAAAACATCGCCTTTTTTGGTCCTTTGTACTCAGGCCCCGATGATTTTCCTACCGTTTTGTGCGGTGACTTTTGCGATGAAAAGACCTACATTCAGGCGAACACAAGTTTCGTAGATTTTGACGTTGTTTTCAACTACGCCAACAATCACGTCAAACTGGCGGAAAAAATCGCTCGGGACGGATCCGACCACGTGCTCTTTCTTTACTACGGCCCCAGTCCTTTACCCGAAACTTTTCCATCTCTGCATCCTCTGCGAACCCTGCCCCTTGGACCCCAAGGGTCGTCCGCAGGACCTTTTTTACACGTTTACGGAAAAGATCAGAAAGGCTTCGCGGGAATGGGCGTTTTCGGAGTTGGGAACCGTGTGCCCCGTGAAAAGTGACCTATTCATTTTTTTCAGAGGGGGCTATCGGGAGGACAAGAGCCGTTGAAGTTCTCCCCAAGGAAATCGTTTCCCCGGACAGTTTGTGGCAGCTCGCGGCACATCACCGTGCCCCAGAATATTTTTCGGCGGAATATTGTAATAGTGGGTCAGTTCTCGAATCAGACGAGCTAAGGATTCCATTTGTTTCGGAGTCGGCAGGTCTTCGTCGAAGTTTCCCACCAAGGCGACCCCAATGCCGGTTTCATTCATGCCCCCGACTTTACAGTGAGCTCCTTTTTGCTGTTTGATCCAGCGCGGAGACACTTCAATCTGACCGTCTCCTTTGCCTAGGCTCCCGTTATCGATAAGAAAATGATAACCTAGGCCGTTCCAAAAACCTCGGTTCTGGTGGCTCATGTGAATAAGCGTTGCCTTGCCGATGTCCGAGGCGGTGTGATGCACCACGATATAGCGCCAGCATCCGTTGGGATAGAGCGGAATGATGTTTTGAAACTGCTTGGCATTGGGAATCGTAAGCTTTTGACCGATTTGGATGGGATCTCCCGGCTTGAGCTTATTGGCTTTGTAAATGGAGTCCACAGAGACGCCGTACATCTTTGAAAGACGCCATACGGTTTCCATGGGGGCGACTTCGTGGATGACGGTACGAGGCTTATCTGAGGAGACCAAGGGTTGTTGAACCACTTGAATACGGTGAGGTCTTGAACCATTGGATGAGGTTGGCGAGGAGGCTGGAGGCTCGGGTGACGGCGCCGTCCAGGCAGGTGCCGACATCGAAGGGGGAGGAGATGGCTTGGAAGCACATCCCCAGGAGGTGAGAAGCGTCAGGATTAAGAGGCTCCTAAGAAGAAGGCTCGTTGGATGACAGGCCTTCGCATTCATGAGCTCGTGACTCCCTGATCCATGTCCAGGACCATGGCCGTTTCATCGCAGTCCGGAAACTTGGTGCAGTGCAGGCAATCCGCCCAAATCTTTTGAGGAAAACTTTGTTTCTCCGTAATTCGAAACCCAAGCTTTTCAAAAAATCTGATTTCATATGTGAGAGCGAAGACTCGGTGGATTCCCAGATCCTTAGCTTCCTGAAGACACTCACGAACCAGAGAAGTGCCGATACCACGTCCTTGAAACTGGGGCAAAACCGCCAGCGATCGTACTTCCGCCAGATCTTCCCAGACAATATGGAGGCAGCAGCAACCGAGAATCTCTCCGGTTTCCGGTGATTCCCAGACCACGAATTCGCGTATGTGCGTATAAAGGTCGCTCAGGGATCGAGGCAGCAGTTTGCCTTCAGCGGCAAAGGCGTTAAGGATTCGATGAAGACCCTTGGCATCCTGAATGCGCGCCTTTCGTATCATGAAGTCTCAGCCTTTCCTAGGTGTCTGCGACGTCTTCGGGAAAGCACGGCGTCAATGGTTTCAATCATCGTATCCAGCTCTTCGTGGGTGGTGCACCAGCCTGGAGAAAGACGCACGGACCCTTCAGGATAAGTTCCCAAGGTTTGATGGGCCCAGGGAGCGCAGTGCAGGCCGGCTCGAACCCCAATACCGGCTTCAGCCAGAATTGCGGCGACATCCTGCGGTGCCATTCCATCCACCGTAAACGAAACGGCATTGCCGCCTCGCACAGAAGGTCTATGCACATGAACACCCTTGACGGCTTCCAGTCGGTCGGCGGCTTGCTCCGCCAAGCCAAATTCATGCCGTTGCAGGTTTTCGAGACCCATAGCCATAACCTGTAGCATGCCTGCCTTCAGGCCGGCAATCCCGGGAATATTGGGAGTTCCGCTTTCCATGGCATCAGGCATGTGCCTCGGTTGAACCCATTGTTCGGAGCGACTTCCCGTGCCTCCTTCGATAAGCGGTGCCACCTGCAGATCCGATCGAATGTAAAGAAGTCCGATGCCTGAAGGTCCCAAAAGCCCTTTGTGACCGGAGCAGGCGAGCATGGCCAGGTCGTGTTCCTGCACGGAGATGGGAAGAAGTCCCGCTGTTTGGGCGGCATCGAGCACAACGGGAACCCCCGCTTTTCGGCACATGGAAAAGACTTCGGGTGTTGCCACAAGGGCCCCGTTCACATTGGAGGCATGGACAAAAACGGCAAGGGCCGGAGCTGGGTTCAGAGCACGTTCCAAAGCCTTCAGGTCCAAAGTTCCGTCGGAAAAGCAAGGGATTCGCTGGATCTCAATATCTCTTTCCATGGCCAGGCGGGACAAGGGCCGAGCCACCGCATTGTGCTCCATGCTGGAAGTCAGGACGCGGTCTCCTTTCTGAAGGAACCCCTTTATGGCCACATTGAGGCTTTCTGTCGCACTCTTGGTAAAAACGATTTGAGAAGGATCGGGCACATGGAAAAAACGAGCTGCAATCCTTCGTGTTTCCTCAACCATCGCCTCGGCAAGCACGGCCCGTCTGGATTGTCCGCGTCCTGGCGAAGCCAATTCGGCCAACGCTCGTGTCACCTCAATCACAACACTTTCCGGCTTGGGAAAGCTCGTGGCCGCATGATCCAGATAGATTTCGTTACCCACCGCGTCAGTCGCGTTCCACTCTTTCATGCGATGCGCTGCTCGCCTGTGTAAACGGTGAATTTGCCGGCCCTGGCGTAGCCGATGAGAGTCATATTGAGGGTTTGTGCCAAACGAATCGCCAATGTTGTTGCCGTATTACGGCTCACGAGACAGGGAAGTCCCACTTTTGCGGCCTTGATGACGATCTCCGATGTGAGCCGACCCGTGGTGAGGAGCATCTTATCGTCCAAGGCCAGATCGTTCAAGAAACTGTGGCCGACAAGCATATCGACGGCATTGTGGCGTCCGATATCGTCTCGGAACACAAGAATTTCGGCCGCATTCGCCAGCGCGCAGTTATGCACGCCATGGGTTCTTCTGTAGGTTCGACTTAAGGCATTAAGATCTTCCATGCGCTCCCAGATCGCGCGGGCTGAAAAGGTCGGGCCCGAGGCCACGGGACGTGCCAGCAAAGCATCAAGAGCATGGTAAAAGACCGTGCCCTTACCACAACCGGAAGCAATGGTGCGCTTGTTCCAGAGTTCAAAGGTTAGGCGCGTCTGCCCTTGCACCTGGAGGAAGATTCGACCGTTTTCAAGATCTATGCGCAGGTCCTGAAGATCGTCGCGGCTGTCCAAAAAACCTTCCGCATAAGCAAATCCCACGGCCAGTTCTTGCAAGTGGTGTCCGGCACAAAGAAGGGTCACCATTTCCTTGTTATTGATGTAGAGCGTGATAGGTGTTTCCTCGATGACCCATTGCTCTCTCTGTTCCTCAAGCCCCTCGGATCCATAGATCCATACGGGCACAGCCGCCACCTTTTCCTGGTCGTTCCTACCGGCACCGAAGGGTTTGAAAGTCATGACCGTATCACACCTTCAAGAGCGTGTCGAATATAGTCTTCAAGAATGCATCGATGATCAAAAGCCATAGCTTCGGGAAGGGCGCTTAGAGGAAAAACCTGGAGTCCTTTGGCGTCGTCCGCTGCTTGAGCATGCCCGACACCCATAGCTGAAAAAACGACACTCACCGTGTGTCGCCGCGGATCACGATTCGGATCGGAATAGGCTCGAAACTGTTTCAAGTTCAAAAGGTCAAGGCCCGTTTCTTCCTTGGCTTCCCGTTGCGCCGCCTGTTCCAGACTTTCCCCGTAGTCCACAAAACCACCGGGAAGCGCCCAACCCGTTGGAGGATACTTTCTTTGAATCAACACAACACTACCGGGGGCTTCTTGTGGATGAATGATGATATCCACGGTGAGAGCCGGTTGACGGAATGGAAGCACTTGAGCGCCGCATTGAGGACATGTAAGGACCTGTCGGCTCACGTGAATGGCTCCTTGGCTTTTTGAGCAAAAACGATATGTTCCAAAACAAGAACGAGCACGATGCCAAAGATGAGGCCGTTTCCCAAGAAGATTCCAACCATTCCGGACAAGGATACTATAAAGGACGAAGGCAGAAAGGCCAAGAGCGTGCCAAGTAGCACGGGAATACCGACAACAAAATAGTCTCTGGCCGCCAGAGTTCGTCCTGTAGTGATGACGGCCAAGCCGGCGCCTACCTGGCCTGCCATGGCCACGCACAAAGCCGAAGCCACCACGGCCGACGGGACAAGGGTCAAGGCCGCCACGAGCTTGGGAACGAAAGCCGCAACAGTCACCAAAATGCCACACCAGGCCAAGGGAAACCGACTGGCCACGCGGCTGGCCAGAACCACTCCAGGTCCGGTGCTGTAGGAGACGGTTCCTACCACCCCGAAAAAACTGCAGGCCATTCCACACAGACCGTTCAGCATGAGACCTCGACGCAATGCCGTGTCATGACGTTCAGGCTTGATGACCGCCTTCATGGACTGAAGACTTCCGATGCTATTGACGGCAATGGCCAGGTAAGTCAGCACGAAGGCTAAAAAAGCGTCTCCATGCCAGCGAGGGGAAAAGGCAGCCCAAGGTCGAGGCAGGGAAAGCCATGGAGTGTGCACCAGGGGGCTCCAGCTCACGCGATCCAGAAAAGCGAAAAGAATTGTTCCCAAAAGCAGCCCCAAAGCCAGGTTGCACGTTTTCCAGAGACCTTTGAGGTGTTGTCCCATGATGGCCACCAATAGAACGAGGCCAAGACAAAGGCCTAAGATAAGAGCCGAAGGTTCATGATGTTCGGCGTCTAGACCCAAGAGGGGAGGGATTAAATGAGGTAGCAGGGAAAAAGCGATGAGCATGAGAATGACGCCCACCACATTGGGCGTAAAGAGGCGCAGCAGAAACTTCGTGGCTCCCGTGACGGCCGCCAAGGCCAGACAGGCTGCCGAAGCGAGTGAAGCAGCCTGAATGGTTCCCAAACCTAGAGAACTTAAAGACACAAAAGTCAGAAGATGCGCCGTCGACGGCCCTTCCACGAGGGGATACCGATGGCCCCATAGAGTTTGCACCAAGGTGCCCAGTCCTGAACAGATAAGGGTGACCTGAAGAAAGCGGGCCTCCGCCCCACTGGAAAGATGCATGGCTTGGGCCGCGATCTTTGCGGTGACCACGAAAGCCGGAAAGATGATGACAGCCCACTGCAGGGCATACAAGAGAGTGAAACCAAGGGGTGGGTGGTCGTCGAGCCCGTAGAGGTATTGGTCGGAACCTGAGGATGGCATGGCGACGCTTTTTTCGGTCCCGTTCCTCCGAACGGCGAGAGCTTCTCTTTGACGATTTTCTTAATGTTGAATGTCAAAGAGGCTGCTGATGGAATCCTCGT includes:
- a CDS encoding Glu/Leu/Phe/Val dehydrogenase encodes the protein MKEQLNPFAIAQRQLDKAAEKLGLDEATHEFLRWPMREYAFTMPVRMDDGSTRIFRGFRVQYNIARGPAKGGLRWHPDETLDTVRALAAWMTWKTSVVDIPLGGGKGGIVCNPKELSEGEKERLARAYIRAVAGILGVTKDVPAPDVYTTPQIMAWMMDEYETIVGQHHPGVITGKPVPLGGSLGRHDATARGGIYVTREAAKVYGITLDGASMAIQGFGNAGQYAALLGSELLGLKLVAASDSQGGVYNPKGLDPHELVEFKKKTGSVIGFPGAESITNAELLELDVTVLFPSALENVITEENAARVRARMICELANGPTTPEADAVLQEKGIIALPDFLANAGGVTVSYFEQVQNTYNFYWELKEVHARLDEKMCHAFHDVHAMAERHRVGLREAAYLVSVARVAEACKLRGWV
- a CDS encoding PEP/pyruvate-binding domain-containing protein; the protein is MMDITSAQLIQWLRIVRVQQRILVHSALAESIRNLLIRTMVERGMVTPSWFEHMILEALQHLGLTDEPEHRREVSAALTDLLAAQVFSEKEIQEHIHLAQKMEKFQILDRVVHAEGTTSIRIKKALKEFCAVAEGDLFIPPSEAEAVRVGLISHFISNHLPFVGIAKKHITILDIDEMVDHDYWNPRRSGKIGGKAAGMLLAYKILLPRFEPQDPELAKYLRIPESYYFNTGIFADFIDYNNLHWFRSQKYKTREAIEEEYKHIAEFFARATFPPDMMAMFKRFLEKIGECPIILRSSSLLEDNFGHAFSGKYDSVFLANQGPLEKRLQEFVWGLKRVHMSTYAPGPILYRRDHNLLDFDEKMSVLVQKVVGTRYGKYFFPLASGVAFSRNTYRWSPKIREEDGMARVVFGLGTRAVERVGQDYPRLVALSHPDMRPEVSAGQVVKYSQRFVDGINMETGRVETVPFREVLPHMPSEAAFWVLSGVEDGDHISTPSFKSQAIPQDSAVITFDNLLRRSPFPRLLRRILQRLERAYDHPVDVEFAWHDDQLYILQCRTLAVRQELAQVDIPSNIPQEHILFTNSRVLFNAVVPDVEYVVYVDPKAYDGLEDMTLKASVGRVVGRINRALEGKRFALFGPGRWGTSDLHLGVRVGYEDINHALVLGEIAFESQGVVPEVSFGTHFFSDLVEARIVPVAVFPDDSQEFFRESFFSTPSTNVLSRLCPEEAKWEKVIKIVHVPQETQGLWLHVHQDAHHQRGIGFLAPAVS
- a CDS encoding N-acetylmuramoyl-L-alanine amidase — encoded protein: MNAKACHPTSLLLRSLLILTLLTSWGCASKPSPPPSMSAPAWTAPSPEPPASSPTSSNGSRPHRIQVVQQPLVSSDKPRTVIHEVAPMETVWRLSKMYGVSVDSIYKANKLKPGDPIQIGQKLTIPNAKQFQNIIPLYPNGCWRYIVVHHTASDIGKATLIHMSHQNRGFWNGLGYHFLIDNGSLGKGDGQIEVSPRWIKQQKGAHCKVGGMNETGIGVALVGNFDEDLPTPKQMESLARLIRELTHYYNIPPKNILGHGDVPRAATNCPGKRFPWGELQRLLSSR
- a CDS encoding N-acetyltransferase, which produces MIRKARIQDAKGLHRILNAFAAEGKLLPRSLSDLYTHIREFVVWESPETGEILGCCCLHIVWEDLAEVRSLAVLPQFQGRGIGTSLVRECLQEAKDLGIHRVFALTYEIRFFEKLGFRITEKQSFPQKIWADCLHCTKFPDCDETAMVLDMDQGVTSS
- a CDS encoding aminotransferase class V-fold PLP-dependent enzyme, which produces MKEWNATDAVGNEIYLDHAATSFPKPESVVIEVTRALAELASPGRGQSRRAVLAEAMVEETRRIAARFFHVPDPSQIVFTKSATESLNVAIKGFLQKGDRVLTSSMEHNAVARPLSRLAMERDIEIQRIPCFSDGTLDLKALERALNPAPALAVFVHASNVNGALVATPEVFSMCRKAGVPVVLDAAQTAGLLPISVQEHDLAMLACSGHKGLLGPSGIGLLYIRSDLQVAPLIEGGTGSRSEQWVQPRHMPDAMESGTPNIPGIAGLKAGMLQVMAMGLENLQRHEFGLAEQAADRLEAVKGVHVHRPSVRGGNAVSFTVDGMAPQDVAAILAEAGIGVRAGLHCAPWAHQTLGTYPEGSVRLSPGWCTTHEELDTMIETIDAVLSRRRRRHLGKAETS
- the fdhD gene encoding formate dehydrogenase accessory sulfurtransferase FdhD, coding for MTFKPFGAGRNDQEKVAAVPVWIYGSEGLEEQREQWVIEETPITLYINNKEMVTLLCAGHHLQELAVGFAYAEGFLDSRDDLQDLRIDLENGRIFLQVQGQTRLTFELWNKRTIASGCGKGTVFYHALDALLARPVASGPTFSARAIWERMEDLNALSRTYRRTHGVHNCALANAAEILVFRDDIGRHNAVDMLVGHSFLNDLALDDKMLLTTGRLTSEIVIKAAKVGLPCLVSRNTATTLAIRLAQTLNMTLIGYARAGKFTVYTGEQRIA
- a CDS encoding NUDIX hydrolase, producing the protein MSRQVLTCPQCGAQVLPFRQPALTVDIIIHPQEAPGSVVLIQRKYPPTGWALPGGFVDYGESLEQAAQREAKEETGLDLLNLKQFRAYSDPNRDPRRHTVSVVFSAMGVGHAQAADDAKGLQVFPLSALPEAMAFDHRCILEDYIRHALEGVIRS
- a CDS encoding solute carrier family 23 protein, producing MPSSGSDQYLYGLDDHPPLGFTLLYALQWAVIIFPAFVVTAKIAAQAMHLSSGAEARFLQVTLICSGLGTLVQTLWGHRYPLVEGPSTAHLLTFVSLSSLGLGTIQAASLASAACLALAAVTGATKFLLRLFTPNVVGVILMLIAFSLLPHLIPPLLGLDAEHHEPSALILGLCLGLVLLVAIMGQHLKGLWKTCNLALGLLLGTILFAFLDRVSWSPLVHTPWLSLPRPWAAFSPRWHGDAFLAFVLTYLAIAVNSIGSLQSMKAVIKPERHDTALRRGLMLNGLCGMACSFFGVVGTVSYSTGPGVVLASRVASRFPLAWCGILVTVAAFVPKLVAALTLVPSAVVASALCVAMAGQVGAGLAVITTGRTLAARDYFVVGIPVLLGTLLAFLPSSFIVSLSGMVGIFLGNGLIFGIVLVLVLEHIVFAQKAKEPFT